The following proteins are co-located in the Sphaeramia orbicularis chromosome 24, fSphaOr1.1, whole genome shotgun sequence genome:
- the tmem251 gene encoding lysosomal enzyme trafficking factor, which yields MMNFRQRMGWVGVALYLLLSVLLVYYVFEVQRFSLEHVHRGGVAGPSAPPPAISWTQTMRARLPPLPAWLWAAAFLLPYLQLFLFLFSCTRADPRAVGYCVLPVCIALLCSKPSNQSHRPPLIHT from the coding sequence ATGATGAACTTCCGTCAGCGGATGGGTTGGGTGGGCGTGGCTCTCTACCTGCTCCTCAGTGTCCTGCTCGTCTATTATGTCTTTGAGGTTCAGAGGTTCAGCCTGGAGCATGTGCACAGAGGGGGCGTGGCCGGACCATCAGCTCCACCTCCTGCCATCAGCTGGACTCAGACCATGCGTGCGcgtctccctcctcttcctgccTGGTTGTGGGCAGCTGCCTTCTTGCTGCCATACCTGCAGCTTTTCCTCTTCCTGTTCTCGTGCACACGTGCAGACCCGCGAGCCGTGGGCTACTGCGTCCTGCCGGTCTGCATCGCCCTTCTCTGCAGCAAGCCGTCCAATCAGAGCCACCGGCCGCCACTCATCCACACCTAG